The Pan troglodytes isolate AG18354 chromosome 1, NHGRI_mPanTro3-v2.0_pri, whole genome shotgun sequence genome includes a region encoding these proteins:
- the LCK gene encoding tyrosine-protein kinase Lck isoform X12, whose translation MGIPGSHNLSPLSIPSGTMGCGCSSHPEDDWMENIDVCENCHYPIVPLDGKGTLLIRNGSEVRDPLVTYEGSNPPASPLQDNLVIALHSYEPSHDGDLGFEKGEQLRILEQSGEWWKAQSLTTGQEGFIPFNFVAKANSLEPEPWFFKNLSRKDAERQLLAPGNTHGSFLIRESESTAGSFSLSVRDFDQNQGEVVKHYKIRNLDNGGFYISPRITFPGLHELVRHYTRYYNGHTKVAVKSLKQGSMSPDAFLAEANLMKQLQHQRLVRLYAVVTQEPIYIITEYMENGSLVDFLKTPSGIKLTINKLLDMAAQIAEGMAFIEERNYIHRDLRAANILVSDTLSCKIADFGLARLIEDNEYTAREGAKFPIKWTAPEAINYGTFTIKSDVWSFGILLTEIVTHGRIPYPGMTNPEVIQNLERGYRMVRPDNCPEELYQLMRLCWKERPEDRPTFDYLRSVLEDFFTATEGQYQPQP comes from the exons ATGGGGATCCCAGGATCTCACAATCTCAG CCCCCTCTCCATTCCCTCAGGGACCATGGGCTGTGGCTGCAGCTCACACCCGGAAGATGACTGGATGGAAAACATCGATGTGTGTGAGAACTGCCATTATCCCATAGTCCCACTGGACGGCAAGGGAACG CTGCTCATCCGAAATGGCTCTGAGGTGCGGGACCCACTGGTTACCTACGAAGGCTCCAATCCGCCGGCTTCCCCACTGCAAG ACAACCTGGTTATCGCTCTGCACAGCTATGAGCCCTCTCACGACGGAGATCTGGGCTTTGAGAAGGGGGAACAGCTCCGCATCCTGGAGCA GAGCGGCGAGTGGTGGAAGGCGCAGTCCCTGACCACGGGCCAGGAAGGCTTCATCCCCTTCAATTTTGTGGCCAAAGCGAACAGCCTGGAGCCCGAACC CTGGTTCTTCAAGAACCTGAGCCGCAAGGACGCGGAGCGGCAGCTCCTGGCGCCCGGGAACACTCACGGCTCCTTCCTCATCCGGGAGAGCGAGAGCACCGCGG gatcGTTTTCACTGTCGGTCCGGGACTTCGACCAGAACCAGGGAGAGGTGGTGAAACATTACAAGATCCGTAATCTGGACAACGGTGGCTTCTACATCTCCCCTCGAATCACTTTTCCCGGCCTGCATGAACTGGTCCGCCATTACACCA GGTACTACAACGGGCACACGAAGGTGGCGGTGAAGAGCCTGAAGCAGGGCAGCATGTCCCCGGACGCCTTCCTGGCCGAGGCCAACCTCATGAAGCAGCTGCAACACCAGCGGCTGGTTCGGCTCTATGCTGTGGTCACCCAGGAGCCCATCTACATCATCACTGAATACATGGAGAATG GGAGTCTAGTGGATTTTCTCAAGACCCCTTCAGGCATCAAGTTGACCATCAACAAACTCCTGGACATGGCAGCCCAA ATTGCAGAAGGCATGGCATTCATTGAAGAGCGGAATTATATTCATCGTGACCTTCGGGCTGCCAACATTCTGGTGTCTGACACCCTGAGCTGCAAGATTGCAGACTTTGGCCTAGCACGCCTCATTGAGGACAACGAGTACACAGCCAGGGAGG GGGCCAAGTTTCCCATTAAGTGGACAGCGCCAGAAGCCATTAACTACGGGACATTCACCATCAAGTCAGATGTGTGGTCTTTTGGGATCCTGCTGACGGAAATTGTCACCCACGGCCGCATCCCTTACCCAG GGATGACCAACCCGGAGGTGATTCAGAACCTGGAGCGAGGCTACCGCATGGTGCGCCCTGACAACTGTCCAGAGGAGCTGTACCAACTCATGAGGCTGTGCTGGAAGGAGCGCCCAGAGGACCGGCCCACCTTTGACTACCTGCGCAGTGTGCTGGAGGACTTCTTCACGGCCACAGAGGGCCAGTACCAGCCTCAGCCTTGA